The Deinococcus koreensis genome window below encodes:
- a CDS encoding P-II family nitrogen regulator gives MKMITAVIRPERIQQVKEALFQAGISGITLSRVSGHGGEQVVVEHYRGTRVMVEFHDKVEIRMAVSEPFVQAAIDAVLRGARTGEVGDGKIFVQPLERVVRIRTGEQDTAALTPVTETKLTPDGSL, from the coding sequence ATGAAGATGATCACGGCGGTGATCCGGCCCGAACGGATTCAGCAGGTCAAGGAAGCGCTGTTCCAGGCGGGCATCAGCGGGATTACGCTCTCGCGGGTCTCCGGGCACGGCGGCGAACAGGTCGTGGTCGAGCACTACCGTGGCACCCGCGTGATGGTCGAATTCCACGACAAGGTCGAGATCCGCATGGCGGTCAGCGAGCCCTTCGTGCAGGCGGCCATCGACGCCGTCTTGCGGGGCGCGCGCACGGGTGAGGTCGGGGACGGCAAGATCTTCGTGCAGCCCCTGGAACGGGTCGTCCGCATCCGTACGGGCGAGCAGGACACGGCGGCCCTGACCCCCGTCACCGAGACCAAGCTCACCCCCGACGGCAGTCTGTGA